From Patescibacteria group bacterium, a single genomic window includes:
- a CDS encoding S1 RNA-binding domain-containing protein produces MSISSISMDDLLADQSIKALNVEDLVEGTVLAKDRRELWLDLGAYGTGVVSGREVEQSSKDLKIGDAVSASVIDLENDDGYIGLSLKKVAKEKGWDELETRFKNKEVFGIVPFDANKGGMLIEVDGVRGFLPVSQLSGENYPRVTGADKDEILHRLNTLVGRTLMIRILDLDRRQSKLIVSEKEAQREFTEGKIAAFKVGDTIKGIVTGVVDFGVFVNVDGIEGLVHISEIAWDRVDNPSKYVKVGQEVEAVIIAIDQDKLSLSIKQLTEDPWQKEISVYKLGDKIDGKVTRITPFGAFVQISPVIEALVHISELSGDHVTDPNKLVKVGETKQFRVIGIDTEQHKLSLSLKPTEASQDKVAKAKETIKD; encoded by the coding sequence ATGTCGATATCCAGTATTTCTATGGATGATCTTTTGGCTGATCAATCCATTAAGGCTCTTAATGTTGAGGATCTTGTTGAGGGTACTGTTTTAGCTAAGGATCGCCGTGAACTTTGGCTTGATCTTGGGGCTTACGGAACAGGAGTAGTTAGTGGTCGCGAAGTCGAGCAATCTAGCAAGGATCTTAAGATAGGTGACGCCGTTTCGGCCTCCGTTATAGATCTTGAAAATGATGACGGGTATATCGGCCTTAGCCTTAAAAAGGTTGCCAAAGAGAAGGGCTGGGATGAGCTAGAGACCAGATTTAAGAATAAAGAAGTCTTTGGAATAGTGCCATTTGATGCTAACAAGGGCGGAATGCTCATTGAAGTAGATGGCGTTCGTGGCTTCTTGCCAGTGAGCCAGCTATCTGGAGAAAACTATCCGCGAGTGACTGGTGCCGACAAGGATGAAATACTCCACAGGCTAAATACTCTAGTTGGTCGTACACTAATGATTAGAATCCTTGATTTGGATCGTAGACAGAGCAAACTAATCGTATCCGAGAAAGAAGCGCAGCGAGAGTTCACAGAAGGTAAAATCGCGGCCTTTAAAGTTGGTGATACTATCAAGGGCATAGTTACGGGGGTGGTAGACTTCGGAGTCTTTGTGAATGTCGATGGCATCGAAGGCCTGGTTCATATTTCCGAAATCGCCTGGGATAGGGTTGATAACCCCTCAAAGTATGTCAAGGTTGGTCAAGAAGTGGAGGCAGTAATTATCGCTATCGATCAAGATAAGCTGTCTTTATCAATAAAGCAACTAACAGAAGACCCTTGGCAAAAAGAGATATCCGTTTATAAGCTTGGCGATAAGATAGATGGTAAAGTTACGAGAATAACTCCTTTCGGTGCTTTTGTTCAAATTAGCCCTGTAATAGAGGCTTTGGTCCATATCTCGGAGCTATCAGGCGACCATGTGACTGATCCTAATAAGCTCGTGAAGGTTGGTGAAACCAAACAATTTAGAGTCATCGGAATAGATACTGAGCAACACAAACTTTCTCTTAGCCTTAAGCCCACCGAAGCATCTCAAGACAAGGTCGCTAAAGCCAAAGAAACTATTAAGGATTAA
- a CDS encoding Ltp family lipoprotein — MTTAMLSLFLGGFGVDRFYLGKMGTGILKLITFGGFGIWYLIDLILILTGAMKSMDGQLLANRKKNIKSALIMTGVVFVIVIAIGAVSPKTPTATESTNTKPVDTKPAETKPVDTKPAETKPPEVPAETVSQKNAVSKAKGYLSYTAFSHDGLVAQLEYEKFTHEDAVYGADNSGGDWMVQAAKKAKSYMEYSSFSRGSLISQLEYDKFTLAQATHGADSVGL, encoded by the coding sequence ATGACTACTGCAATGCTTTCACTATTCTTGGGTGGATTTGGTGTTGATAGATTCTACCTAGGCAAAATGGGTACAGGTATTTTAAAATTAATAACTTTCGGTGGTTTTGGTATCTGGTACCTTATCGACTTAATACTTATACTAACTGGGGCGATGAAGTCCATGGACGGACAGTTACTTGCAAACAGAAAAAAGAATATTAAGTCGGCTTTAATTATGACCGGTGTTGTTTTTGTTATTGTAATAGCCATTGGTGCTGTATCGCCAAAAACTCCCACGGCTACAGAATCGACGAATACTAAGCCTGTAGATACCAAACCTGCAGAAACCAAGCCTGTAGATACCAAACCTGCAGAAACCAAACCGCCTGAAGTACCAGCAGAGACGGTAAGTCAAAAAAATGCTGTCAGTAAAGCAAAGGGCTACCTAAGCTACACTGCATTCTCCCATGATGGATTGGTAGCGCAATTGGAGTACGAGAAATTCACGCATGAAGATGCGGTATATGGTGCAGACAACTCTGGTGGAGACTGGATGGTACAAGCAGCTAAAAAAGCAAAATCATACATGGAGTATTCATCCTTCTCAAGAGGAAGCCTAATTAGCCAATTGGAGTATGATAAGTTCACACTAGCGCAAGCTACACACGGAGCAGATTCGGTAGGACTGTAG